In a single window of the Raphanus sativus cultivar WK10039 chromosome 9, ASM80110v3, whole genome shotgun sequence genome:
- the LOC108824314 gene encoding uncharacterized protein At5g65660 codes for MENTQEYSPPHMDASRPSLGFPLGTALLLIIIFSLSGIFSCCYHWDKHRSLRRSLANASGHPSAASGDIESSPFKPRLPFPDLKKNKNLSVTVLMPGDNTPKFIALPCPCAPPRPEKLTVDVQSPPHSPPVKPPRFPVPLY; via the exons atggagaacactcaagaataCTCGCCGCCGCACATGGACGCTTCTCGACCGTCACTAGGATTCCCTCTAGGCACGGCTCTGCTTCTCATAATCATTTTCAGTCTCTCGGGAATATTCTCTTGCTGTTACCATTGGGACAAACATCGCTCTCTCCGCCGCTCTTTGGCCAATGCCTCCGGTCATCCCTCCGCCGCCTCTGGTGACATAGAGTCCTCTCCGTTCAAACCTAGACTCCCTTTTCCG GATTTGAAGAAAAACAAGAATCTGAGCGTTACAGTGTTGATGCCTGGAGATAATACGCCGAAGTTTATAGCATTGCCGTGTCCTTGTGCACCGCCTCGTCCGGAAAAGCTTACCGTCGATGTTCAAAGTCCGCCGCACTCACCTCCTGTCAAGCCGCCGCGTTTTCCTGTTCCTCTgtattag